A region from the Lycium barbarum isolate Lr01 chromosome 8, ASM1917538v2, whole genome shotgun sequence genome encodes:
- the LOC132606360 gene encoding 3-hydroxy-3-methylglutaryl-coenzyme A reductase 2: MDVRRRSEKAVYSSDVFAADEKPLKPHKKQQEEDNLLNIDDALPLPLYLTNGLFFAMFFSVMYFLLSRWREKIRNSTPLHVVTLSELVAIFSLIASVIYLLGFFGIGFVQTFVSRGNNDSWDVEDDENDEQFILKEDSRNHANTLGCVVPPPSARHASMVPPQPVMSIAEKPAPLVTPASSEEDEEIIKCVVQGKMPSYSLESKLGDCKRAASIRKEALQRITGKSLEGLPLEGFNYESILGQCCELPIGYIQIPVGIAGPLLLNGSEYSVPMGTTEGCLVASTNRGCKAIYASGGATAILLRDGMTRAPCVRFGTAKRAAELKFHVEDPIKFETLANVFNQSSRFARLQRIQCAIAGKNLYMRFVCSTGDAMGMNMVSKGVQNVLDYLQNEYPDMDVIGISGNFCSDKKPAAVNWIEGRGKSVVCEAIITEEVVKKVLKTEVAALVELNMLKNLTGSAMAGALGGFNAHASNIVSAVYIATGQDPAQNIESSHCITMMEAVNDGKDLHISVTMPSIEVGTVGGGTQLASQSACLNLLGVKGANREAPGSNARLLATIVAGSVLAGELSLMSAISAGQLVKSHMKYNRSTKDVTKASS; encoded by the exons ATGGACGTTCGCCGGAGATCTGAAAAGGCTGTCTACTCATCCGACGTCTTTGCCGCCGATGAAAAACCTCTCAAACCCCACAAAAAACAACAAGAAGAAGACAACCTTCTCAATATTGATGATGCCCTTCCACTCCCTTTGTATCTCACAAATGGTTTGTTTTTTGCCATGTTCTTCTCCGTTATGTATTTTCTTCTCTCCAGGTGGCGTGAGAAAATCAGGAATTCCACTCCTCTCCATGTGGTTACACTTTCTGAATTGGTTGCCATTTTTTCGTTGATCGCTTCTGTTATTTATCTTCTGGGGTTCTTTGGGATTGGTTTTGTCCAGACATTCGTTTCCAGGGGGAATAATGATTCTTGGGATGTGGAGGATGATGAAAATGATGAGCAATTTATCTTGAAGGAAGATAGTCGAAACCATGCGAATACTCTTGGCTGTGTTGTCCCTCCACCATCTGCTCGACATGCCTCAATGGTACCACCTCAACCTGTTATGTCTATTGCAGAAAAACCTGCACCATTAGTCACACCAGCTTCGTCTGAGGAAGACGAAGAGATAATAAAATGCGTGGTGCAAGGGAAAATGCCATCGTACTCGTTGGAATCCAAACTTGGTGACTGTAAACGAGCTGCATCGATAAGGAAAGAGGCGTTGCAGAGGATTACAGGGAAGTCTTTAGAAGGGCTACCATTAGAGGGATTTAACTATGAATCCATTCTTGGACAATGCTGTGAGCTGCCAATCGGGTACATACAGATACCGGTGGGAATAGCAGGGCCATTGTTGCTAAATGGGAGTGAGTATTCAGTGCCGATGGGAACCACAGAAGGATGTTTAGTGGCTAGCACCAATAGGGGTTGCAAAGCTATATATGCTTCTGGTGGGGCCACCGCCATATTGCTTCGTGATGGGATGACCAGAGCACCCTGTGTTAGGTTCGGTACAGCTAAAAGAGCAGCAGAGTTGAAGTTCCATGTTGAAGATCCCATCAAATTTGAGACACTTGCTAATGTTTTCAACCA ATCAAGCAGATTTGCCAGATTACAGAGGATTCAGTGTGCAATTGCGGGAAAGAATCTGTACATGAGATTTGTCTGTAGCACTGGTGATGCAATGGGAATGAACATGGTATCTAAAGGTGTACAAAACGTTCTTGATTACCTTCAGAATGAATATCCTGACATGGATGTCATCGGTATATCTG GGAACTTTTGCTCGGACAAGAAGCCAGCAGCAGTTAATTGGATTGAGGGGAGAGGAAAATCTGTAGTTTGTGAGGCAATTATCACagaagaggtggtgaagaaagtTCTGAAAACCGAGGTTGCTGCTCTTGTAGAGCTAAACATGCTTAAAAATCTTACTGGCTCTGCCATGGCTGGTGCCCTTGGTGGTTTCAATGCCCATGCTAGCAATATCGTCTCAGCTGTGTATATAGCCACTGGTCAGGACCCAGCTCAGAACATAGAGAGCTCACACTGTATCACTATGATGGAGGCTGTAAATGATGGCAAGGACCTTCATATTTCTGTTACTATGCCTTCCATTGAG GTTGGTACAGTTGGAGGTGGAACTCAACTTGCATCACAGTCAGCTTGCTTAAACTTATTGGGAGTGAAAGGTGCCAACAGAGAGGCACCAGGGTCAAATGCTAGGCTCTTGGCCACTATAGTAGCTGGTTCTGTTCTTGCTGGTGAGCTTTCCCTCATGTCAGCTATCTCAGCTGGACAGCTGGTTAAAAGCCACATGAAATACAATAGGTCTACCAAAGATGTCACCAAGGCATCCTCCTAA